A DNA window from Vicinamibacterales bacterium contains the following coding sequences:
- the rpmG gene encoding 50S ribosomal protein L33, which translates to MRDIIILACTGCKRRNYNTTKNKKKTTERLELKKFCPFCRTHTAHRETK; encoded by the coding sequence ATGCGTGACATCATCATCCTGGCGTGCACCGGGTGCAAGCGCCGGAACTACAACACGACGAAGAACAAGAAGAAGACGACCGAGCGTCTCGAGCTCAAGAAGTTCTGCCCGTTCTGCCGCACGCACACGGCGCATCGGGAGACGAAGTAG
- the secE gene encoding preprotein translocase subunit SecE, which produces MAIIDNVKDAGGNVTGWMGNFRTFLTEVRNELKRVTWPSRKEVYATTLVVILTSIFFGLYLFALDGVFNIGIQWIFKRFGVA; this is translated from the coding sequence GTGGCCATCATCGATAACGTCAAGGATGCCGGCGGCAATGTCACTGGATGGATGGGGAATTTCCGGACGTTCCTCACCGAGGTCCGCAACGAGCTCAAGCGCGTCACCTGGCCTTCCCGCAAGGAAGTCTACGCCACGACGCTCGTCGTGATTCTCACCTCGATCTTCTTCGGTCTCTACCTCTTCGCGCTGGACGGTGTGTTCAACATCGGAATCCAGTGGATCTTCAAACGATTTGGTGTGGCATGA